In the Epinephelus lanceolatus isolate andai-2023 chromosome 6, ASM4190304v1, whole genome shotgun sequence genome, one interval contains:
- the LOC117253954 gene encoding ELAV-like protein 1 isoform X1 encodes MALRRGHIRYLKVCEVQTSQSDVRDGQHASKGAAGKELYDNGYSEQMMEDEDARTNLIVNYLPQSMSQDELRSLFSSVGDVESAKLIRDKVAGHSLGYGFVNFVNPSDAERAISTLNGLRLQSKTIKVSFARPSSDMIKDANLYISGLPRTLSQQDLEDMFTRFGHIINSRVLVDQASGLSRGVAFIRFDKRSEAEDAVKHLNGHTPPGSSEPITVKFAANPNQARNSQMMSQMYHGQSRRFGGPVHHQAQRFRFSPMSVDHMGGGGGVTGNSSAGWCIFIYNLGQDADEAILWQMFGPFGAVVNVKVIRDFNTNKCKGFGFVTMTNYEEAAMAIHSLNGYRLGDKVLQVSFKTSKGHK; translated from the exons ATGGCACTAAGACGAGGACACATCAGGTACCTGAAG gTGTGTGAGGTACAGACGTCTCAGAGTGATGTGAGAGACGGTCAGCACGCCTCTAAAGGAGCAGCTGGAAAG GAGCTGTACGATAACGGATACAGCGAGCAGATGATGGAGGACGAAGACGCCAGAACGAACCTGATTGTGAACTACCTGCCGCAGAGCATGAGTCAGGATGAACTGCGCAGTCTGTTCAGCAGCGTCGGCGACGTCGAGTCCGCAAAACTCATCAGGGACAAAGTGGCAG GCCACAGTTTAGGTTACGGCTTTGTTAACTTTGTTAACCCTAGTGATGCAGAGAGGGCTATCAGTACCCTCAATGGCCTGAGGCTACAGTCTAAAACTATCAAG GTTTCGTTTGCGCGGCCGAGTTCAGACATGATCAAAGACGCTAACTTGTACATCAGCGGTCTGCCGAGGACGCTGAGTCAGCAAGACCTGGAGGACATGTTCACTCGCTTCGGACACATCATCAACTCCAGAGTGCTGGTGGACCAGGCATCCG GTCTATCACGGGGCGTGGCCTTCATCCGCTTTGATAAGAGGTCTGAGGCCGAAGACGCCGTTAAACACCTGAATGGTCACACACCCCCGGGCAGCtctgagccaatcacagtcaAGTTCGCTGCCAACCCCAACCAGGCCAGGAACTCtcagatgatgtcacagatgtACCACGGCCAATCACGGCGCTTTGGAGGACCCGTCCATCACCAGGCGCAGAGGTTCAG GTTTTCTCCAATGAGTGTCGACCACATGGGCGGAGGGGGTGGAGTCACAGGGAACTCGTCCGCTGGTTGGTGCATCTTCATCTATAACCTGGGTCAGGACGCAGACGAGGCCATCCTGTGGCAGATGTTCGGGCCGTTTGGTGCCGTTGTCAATGTGAAGGTGATCCGAGACTTCAACACCAACAAGTGCAAAGGCTTCGGCTTCGTCACCATGACCAACTACGAGGAGGCTGCCATGGCGATCCACAGCCTGAACGGGTACCGACTGGGAGACAAAGTCCTGCAGGTGTCCTTCAAGACCAGCAAGGGACACAAGTAG
- the LOC117253954 gene encoding ELAV-like protein 1 isoform X2: MNCAVCSAASATSSPQNSSGTKWQVSFARPSSDMIKDANLYISGLPRTLSQQDLEDMFTRFGHIINSRVLVDQASGLSRGVAFIRFDKRSEAEDAVKHLNGHTPPGSSEPITVKFAANPNQARNSQMMSQMYHGQSRRFGGPVHHQAQRFRFSPMSVDHMGGGGGVTGNSSAGWCIFIYNLGQDADEAILWQMFGPFGAVVNVKVIRDFNTNKCKGFGFVTMTNYEEAAMAIHSLNGYRLGDKVLQVSFKTSKGHK, translated from the exons ATGAACTGCGCAGTCTGTTCAGCAGCGTCGGCGACGTCGAGTCCGCAAAACTCATCAGGGACAAAGTGGCAG GTTTCGTTTGCGCGGCCGAGTTCAGACATGATCAAAGACGCTAACTTGTACATCAGCGGTCTGCCGAGGACGCTGAGTCAGCAAGACCTGGAGGACATGTTCACTCGCTTCGGACACATCATCAACTCCAGAGTGCTGGTGGACCAGGCATCCG GTCTATCACGGGGCGTGGCCTTCATCCGCTTTGATAAGAGGTCTGAGGCCGAAGACGCCGTTAAACACCTGAATGGTCACACACCCCCGGGCAGCtctgagccaatcacagtcaAGTTCGCTGCCAACCCCAACCAGGCCAGGAACTCtcagatgatgtcacagatgtACCACGGCCAATCACGGCGCTTTGGAGGACCCGTCCATCACCAGGCGCAGAGGTTCAG GTTTTCTCCAATGAGTGTCGACCACATGGGCGGAGGGGGTGGAGTCACAGGGAACTCGTCCGCTGGTTGGTGCATCTTCATCTATAACCTGGGTCAGGACGCAGACGAGGCCATCCTGTGGCAGATGTTCGGGCCGTTTGGTGCCGTTGTCAATGTGAAGGTGATCCGAGACTTCAACACCAACAAGTGCAAAGGCTTCGGCTTCGTCACCATGACCAACTACGAGGAGGCTGCCATGGCGATCCACAGCCTGAACGGGTACCGACTGGGAGACAAAGTCCTGCAGGTGTCCTTCAAGACCAGCAAGGGACACAAGTAG